A single window of Myripristis murdjan chromosome 21, fMyrMur1.1, whole genome shotgun sequence DNA harbors:
- the LOC115379648 gene encoding granzyme B-like — protein MIQFCIIFLFQLFCLTGATESGIVGGKTAKPHSRPYMVSLQVQGHHRCGGILIRNDFVLTSAHCKTEQDLTVVLGAHNIKKQEKSQQRIPVEKYHQHPKYKGQFLYDIMLLKLKTNATLNKYVKTVGLPKKNGKIPANIKCYAAGWGQTGPNKPGSDVLKEVMVKLQFDQECSHKWQNYFSSDQMMCVHSDKRKEGICQGDSGGPLLCRKMPQGISAYTKASGCDDTKYPHVFMKINFFSQWIKNVMQG, from the exons ATGATCCAGTTTTGCATTATATTTCTCTTCCAGCTGTTCTGCCTCACCG GAGCTACTGAGAGCGGGATAGTGGGCGGTAAGACTGCCAAGCCTCATTCCAGACCCTACATGGTGTCTCTTCAGGTCCAAGGACATCACAGATGTGGGGGGATTCTCATTCGGAATGACTTTGTTCTAACTTCAGCACATTGCAAAAC GGAACAGGATCTGACGGTGGTACTTGGAGCacataacattaaaaagcaGGAGAAAAGTCAGCAACGGATCCCAGTGGAAAAGTACCATCAGCACCCCAAATACAAGGGCCAGTTCCTTTATGACATAATGCTGCTGAAG TTAAAGACCAATGCCACACTGAATAAGTATGTGAAGACTGTTGgactaccaaaaaaaaatgggaaaatccCAGCCAACATCAAGTGCTACGCTGCCGGCTGGGGACAAACTGGACCAAACAAGCCTGGCTCTGATGTTCTGAAGGAGGTGATGGTGAAGCTGCAGTTCGACCAGGAGTGCTCGCATAAGTGGCAAAACTACTTTTCTAGTGACCAAATGATGTGCGTCCACTCTGACAAAAGGAAGGAGGGGATTTGCCAG GGTGACTCCGGTGGACCGCTTTTGTGCCGCAAGATGCCTCAGGGTATATCAGCTTATACTAAAGCTAGTGGCTGTGATGATACCAAGTACCCACATGTCTTCATGAAAATCAATTTCTTTAGCCAATGGATTAAGAACGTGATGCAAGGATAG